ggcaggtccccactatcccccattcaggcctatgtcctgcagctggtgtggctggggcagggaggtccctggctaactggctctctctcccctaaccccactcctggtgggcgcaggacgaggcgcagcagctcgagttcctgcacgccatctaccccgcgtgcctcgctgcccagcagagaggggactacacaatggagccacactgctcgaaggcggctgtggtggagaggattgtggtgagtaaGACACGGCGCCCgggagctggagggtggacagagacatgggaggggcaggggtctccccgggccgagggttgggggatggctggtgctggagggcagctgagggcagggattgctggggctgaagattggggagaggagacgggagaactagtgggcaggaatcggaggagcgggaggcagctggggggatcctgctggctgtgtaatctcctccttggggagtgtcagtgaggcccgaatctcacccgctcctttgtctcctttgcgtctcacaggagctcattgaggagattcctcctaactctccacctgacgccgtcctggccaactccctcattgctgtggccaacctcaggtaccgcgaccctcccgcccggttctcctaaccccggtgctgctcaggcccatggctgggagtcactgcccctcccactcccagctcacccctcaaggggggctcctctggcagaggtggcaggaagggtcactccctctcctggctgctcttttcttttcactccagtcacattgcaatggctttggggagaggctgactcccaggatcagatacaggagaggcagcagggtccagggaacaggcgccattcctgccctgccactgtcggtctgggaaaccttggccttatcattccctggctcagtgcctcagttgccattctcgccagcctctgcctatttccctgcagtttcacgtccgtgttggtgccagtcccacccccgcactgcacagtctaataccagctcctctctcttgccagcaccataacacctgccctggagccggagctggagacccacctcctccgagccactctgcacgccgtcttcaccctgggcacgcagacggacatcaaccaagtccaggtagatcagccagctgttatcctgcccgaatccttgctaattgcctgcagtgggatgtgaatgagagaggccaggaaatgtgtttgggggtctcaccagtgcttcccagagacccctcttcccatcctgtggcaggtgtagccccactttccctaactctgacccatggctctcccttgctttgcaggatctgcatagggtcataccagacctcctggacgccatgctggggaacctgctggcaaagaccccagacacggacaagctccactacatcttgcagGTGAGTCTGGTGagagggtgggggcaattttaccttaactcttagatccattttccagtctgtcctcctagctgggcccccagtggccatccttggtcagggcagtcagtgcaatgcagggtcaggcctttcctccttgaaggacagaggaaggagctgggacttcaagccagagctctgcctgcttgtGTTGAGCACTGACCACAGGGCCCCCGGCTGGCTTgaggagtgagagtctgaacccctcctgggagatccagaagatggtcctcagagaagagccacagcctcattcctggagaaacaggagggccccagagaatcagcccttgtctctgacgggccccgagattcctggggggattgtgctcacactcagtcccttcacccagccaaggacttgagagccagggaggggggaggggtctgtctccttcctggggagctgttcaggaatcaggtgttcagggaggatgggaccagccccaacactgagcattgtcccaatctagagagacaatgacaagttgtgacctgcaggatacaagcatcgtcctgggggcaagagtccccttctaaagctctgcaGTCAATGAATCTGATATTCCACCCTcaccgcatgcaatgtctcagcccccttgggatggggggggccattagcactacacatgcacccccccatcaatcctgagctgcctcctttccccacagcacattaactactggaccgtgtccagggtgccacgagagagagccagggccatcaggagcagcgcagccctgctcacgtccgtcatctccctccctgactttgacgtaagtggcctctgagcccagcttcctgactccaggcgtaggtgggcTGGAtccaacgggctggaggatctgctgctgcaggggctgtgggctaggagtgttcctcttggggaggcagagtcagagcagagaatgagcctggcttgagacaagttcttcttgtcctggttaagtgaagactctcgcttgtaaggagaccatgctccaggttcttgccttcttgtcatcctggagcagctggggaagcaaatcctcctggagggccctgcccacatccctgttctccgggctcccttgtgggcagagataactaaggatccagctctagctcctgtcctctagcatctcctgcagaggggttgaggggaaggagagtcctggcccaggcggggactgggagctgacaggaaaatgctgatggagtcccctctccctctcccttccattagaactcagccgaattccccaggatgggccaccacgtggcacagctggctctgttcgtaggtgacccagacgaggacatcagccagcaggccagggagggggtttaccggctctaccagctcctgctccGCCAGAcgggtaaggaacccggctagacgagtgagactgggaccccagccaatttctctccgagtgaccccggctggcggatcagtctctctctatctctttctgtgttctccactacccccgcagttctgttgggctctgcccactgtgcagccacatatgggattggaaggacacaagccctgcaaccagaatgaccaatgtgtatgtgtctctctctttcccagacctgaacatccatgaggtcgaatacctttggtgctgggactggcaccaggacaacaggctcctcggctataagaacacagccagggtgggggaggtaaggacgctctgccagggcatggcacagctctgcagggcaggtgactgcctcctggagccacgcaacagagttgccgttctaggccaggatttggagcctggttcagggcaatctgctgaagcctcacatctggttggtttcaggtttttgccaaattgttctcggaggggcagagaagctTCTTCCTGCAGACAacagtgctggccatgcacgacccccagctgcgtgtcagccaggctgggctgctcctcacttactccctcctggggcaagccgagcagctgatggggagcaaggtgagcagctgcattagactcaggagattggggcggggcccaggcctcattcccatcctctggccattcgccggcctggcagcaaggcgaccggtggggaatgagagtgagagcaggtgctcctgggaagggagatgaattcacctccatgagcaggagggagccagcttgttcccggagcagctccagcccagctcgttagcaaggctaatgattgacaagcattgcctcagcacggacttctgttcttgggaagggcagcagagtcctctacgtgccctctgcgtgcctctcctgtcacccgtgccaccacccagagttgttcccatcactggcagcctgggaggccaaggactgaggggtgatggcgactgagcgggcagttctgaggcacatgggcgggggaagctcgtcctgctgccggcagggctggactcgctctagagagaactggaggattcagtcagcgggggctgctgatctgccccattcaccagggctgccatcctgcggcttcagcctcagtggctgggatgacttggggaaaggtctcaagctgcccacatcccacttcactgctgccagaatccctccgccccccgccccgctagagccccctccctgcccaacctgggtgggggtggaggagaggggtcagagaacttgagctgtggattggaggtggaacagctgtcaggggcactggctgggaggtggcaggagctccccctacaaggaggttgttggcactggaggtcccttgaaaggaaaacaagactccattctgggggtcaggagggggacttcatccctcagaggtgcgtgggtgctgggtggaattgctgctggtcccaggtgcccttaattccccctgattccacgggggcatctgagtctctgacaggtcctcgttcccttgcagcaggaggtcgtcacggccaacataatgaatcaacttcacatcatccggcacttgcgccaagtgccggaggcgctgcaggaattctgcctccaaggccaccagcaactcctactccctctaaacggggagtgcagtgagactgagtggcctccctccgagcaggagagcgagggcccctctacacgccccttggagggcagagcctatatcaccccacccaccttgcctgttggctggccaccggggcctctggtagacgctgttgcaactgagcggcctccctccgagcaggagagcgagggcccctctacacgccccttggacggcagagcctatatcgccccacccccctcgcctgttggctggccaccggggcctctggtagacgctgttgcaactgagcggcctccctccgagcgggagagcgagggctgccctacacgccccttggagggcggagcctatatcgccccgcccccctcgccataaggaccggggcgtggggtcggaaatataaaaggccggcccttcaccacagttgggggacagcccgcaacagaggaggacacttggcctgttctccagagtcccctaaccctaaccccagacatggacgaggactggcccggagtacccgctgcggtttaccccaaggagccggaagaggcctggaggccgcagataccaaaccccggggaggcaggaagtagcccaggggcagcccgggagctgctggctgcagagcccggcgcggctcagtcggcgtgttgcggctggatccccgccgacgcaggggcaaccaatcctgcccctgccagcgccttgggctgggacgcgggggaggagggtgggaccgcgtccccctgccactccaccccgggtggctgaccccctacacggtgcaagggGGCTCTAggccaggacaggaactgtttgttggctggccaccgggtccccacccaggccagggcccgcccttgaagtctggttgtttgtggggtgcttgggccccgcccagacctgagccacccccgatacagtgtgttgaggggctgaccacttgagcgacctcagcccagcagcgccggctctaccatttttgctgccccaagcaaaaaaaaaaaaaaatacaacagcgctcggactgccaaagtgagcaaaaagaaaaccaaaaaactcccaaccacttggactgctgccacccgaactgccaaagcagaaaaaaaaccaacaacaacaaagctcggactgccgccacccgaactgctgaagtgcaaaaaacaaaaaagtcgcccggcctgtgctgccccaagaatggacggaatgccgccccaggcatgtgcttcctccgctggtgcctggagccagccccgcagcccaggccacagcctggttgcgacagctgatcgctgaggtggggcggctgctccacccccatgcaagagggcgctagagtaggccagagcggctgcagaggctggtagccaatcagagaagggccaactgagagccaatcagggccgagattagagccagccaatcaggactaagctaggccctatataaaggctgcccaggcgagcagcaggcagtatcccccagaccttgatgggagaaggtctgtcttcagagcagtagACCAGCATCTCcaaaagagcagtgctgggcaggctgaagggagcatactacagctccggcccaagacctgccagactgcgggccctgatagaaagggcctagagggccaagaggagaagtggcccagggacagttggacaaggggagagcagggagactgccactagaggatccctgggtttggacccaggatagttggtgggcctgggtccccctgttccctcttgtactgcacTTGGCCATGTggtggctgagtcaaactgcaacctcccttgagacaaggggctagactttgggggttttggttggcCGCTGAGGcatgtgcaaggactgttgctaacctgcttcctcctccccgtcggaaggagatgaggatggattagggggcactgctggagggaagtggcctgaagaaggacaccatcaagcggactaggcagattgtgccacatggagagtccaaaatggtggagaaaagagacttctattggagggcctgggtggctcggcttgccgaacagcagagggagttgttctggctgctggggaggtcggcacccagaccaaacaagagatccgtcaccgagggcgagaggccaggaacgctgaactgcttcgcctgtaggtgacagggacactaaaggagggagtgtccctcctgggatggggcagagagacCCCACCTagaaaaggcaccccctgtgagagtaataggggggcccccagcttgttgggtctgtggggagccagggcacctgaagagagagtgcccctacaggactcccaaggcccaggccagcccagaaggaagggctagggcccaaacaagcaggagtagggatgtggcagggggaagacccagaaagtgcttccactGCCACCAACGGGGACATctaaagaggcactgccccctgaggcagaaagggggagtgtctgagacaagggctcggtcagagactagccacagagaagaggtggtgaagacggaggcccctagagagaaaggggctggggcagagaggccccaccgaaatgagggaacccacataggagccaggagggcccatgtgggaacccaaacagaagtaggaacccacgtaggaccagggcGTTCAACAGTGCGAACCCAGACCCTACAGCTGGGAAGCTGCTGACTCCAGACTTTGGCGGGCCTGTGAGAGGAAAGggatgccctgcaggccccactacgaaggaagctggggtgatagggacccctttcctcccctcccccgtgagcattttttaagggggagggtttgtggtgggacggctgccccacccccatgtgagagggaactagagtaggccagaatggctgtgcaagccgtcttccaatcagggaagggcctactgagagccaatcagggccgagattagagccagccaatcagggctaggctaggccctatataatggctgcccaggagagcagcaggtagtgtgtcccagaatttcatgggggaaggtctgtctccagagcaggagaccagcatctcgggctgggcagtactgcatctggccatccgatggccgagacaaattgtaaccggcccttgagactaggggctagactttgggggttgcagtTGGCCATCAAGGCAGGTGCAAGGCCTGTTGCTAACCCCcgcccctggaatggggtgaggatggactagtgggcactgctggaggcagtgtcaagcggtgagcaacgcggctccagatgccaagggaggacaagagacggatgggacgctgccagcagagggcgttccccatggactgagctcattcccagagcgaccagcgggaggcgccatgctggtgagtcccaaccctgtcaaaaccgcccagccctattgtgggcccactgctaccctgcagactctggtcaggaccagactgggccagctggaGTGGCCCTCTTCCTCTGATTGGGAGagcgagaaggggaaatggagcctcctggcactcacagaaactctctcccctctctgtggagcagggttcttccctctgccccccaaattccttcatatggggcaggacctctttcccttgcacccactcccctcctccctatCCTTGGTCTACCCCCGCTCATTCCCGCtacgcccaggcagagctctccctgccccatatggtgcagaaaagcccttgtgtcagggccacagccccactggggctcggaaagctccacttttgaggaggtgggggtgggacagaggctcagggctagcttcaccttctgccctttattctccccttggcccttctatggggtctctgggtgtcacaggaataggagcctccttccagctgtctttcaggccctgggatctggcacagcctcccagacgggcgcttcctgtagctgagccacgtcagggagcagtggggacaggtcacctcgtcccagcaatgccggctctcaaagaggcttagatggaagaccccagtccctcatggaggtaagagccatttacttcttggggcgtgtgggtctcttgggggagaaatggcatccccgatgcatagcctgtctgggagctttccctgtccctggatcccagccctggtacagagccctgtttctcatcatgatatcctcattttattctcagaggcagtgtccaggatcctggagactgtttcctgctgcaggaggtttgagcagggagagatcactcactgtcacgacccaggggtctccaacccgggtctgcagggttcatgggagcagccacactccaaccctccacctggaagcctgctgaaaattgcttacctcggacccatgaagttcagtcccagtttgaggctccactcctgaggtcctattggaggagtcccaggaaagctcactggccccctggccctacgtaagacagcagcaggaacacgaagctgactgaacaccaggcctgCTCCCGGTTCTGGACTGTGcgctgcctggttctgctgccgctcccctggcttgatttcctggcatctgagttgtggtggtgatcgcaagtttgtcttttgctgctcatcttccagtatcctgacctggctgactctccactcctgtcatgtgagtgtggactctggctctgaccagtaggtctggctgcccttgacccagccaTGACATTGACTTTGGTACAACTTCTCCATTgcccctttctgatctccaggaagatacaccagtcccttggctcccaaagtcccagttgCCCGTTATTCAtgggctgaggggtagtgcttgtatcgccccaccccagctgcttttcctaggggaatctccctagagcagaggagaaatctgctcttttcttaggatcagtcccactCTGGCCTCAGCTCGGCTACTTCGTTTACCTGGGGTCAGGCaccacttttgaagcccttagcgtgggggtggaggtgggagcagaggctgaagctccagcagtttccaccaaagaacacccccctgtctttctatggtccggctagggctccccatccatcctggagctgaacaccagatgggagctgatggattgtccttggtgggccatgttcttgtgtgtgatgagagggccaggagcagatgcatcACGCCTGGCCAGGGCCGGGCTAAACAGCCcgtaatgctaggtgagtcaaaccagg
This genomic window from Chrysemys picta bellii isolate R12L10 unplaced genomic scaffold, ASM1138683v2 scaf112, whole genome shotgun sequence contains:
- the LOC135978088 gene encoding formin-2-like; this translates as MHDPQLRVSQAGLLLTYSLLGQAEQLMGSKQEVVTANIMNQLHIIRHLRQVPEALQEFCLQGHQQLLLPLNGECSETEWPPSEQESEGPSTRPLEGRAYITPPTLPVGWPPGPLVDAVATERPPSEQESEGPSTRPLDGRAYIAPPPSPVGWPPGPLVDAVATERPPSERESEGCPTRPLEGGAYIAPPPSP